One Streptococcus sp. DTU_2020_1001019_1_SI_AUS_MUR_006 DNA window includes the following coding sequences:
- a CDS encoding 2-isopropylmalate synthase, with translation MRTVEFLDTSLRDGEQTPGVNFSIKEKIAIARQLEKWGISAIEAGFPAASPDSFTAVQEIAKVLKKTAVTGLARSVKSDIDACYEALKDAKYPQIHVFIATSPIHREFKLNKSKEEILEAIKEHVSYARSKFEVVEFSPEDATRTELDFLLQVVQTAVDAGATYINIPDTVGFTTPEEYGNIFKYLIDNVKTDRQIIYSPHCHDDLGMAVANSLAAVKNGAGRVEGTINGIGERAGNAALEEIAVALNIRQDYYQAETSIVLNETINTSEMVSRFSGIPVPKNKAVVGGNAFSHESGIHQDGVLKNPLTYEIITPELVGVKSNSLPLGKLSGHHAFVEKLRDLALDFTDEDIKPLFAKFKALADKKQEITDADIRALVAGTMVENPEGFHFDDLQLQTHSENDIEATVRLANFDGEKVEFNATGQGSVEAIFNAIDKFFNQSVRLVSYTIDAVTDGIDAQARVLVTVENRDTETIFNAAGLDFDVLKASAIAYINANTFVQKENAGEMGTTVSYRDMPTV, from the coding sequence ATGAGAACAGTTGAATTTCTAGATACTAGCCTTCGAGATGGTGAGCAGACACCAGGTGTTAATTTTTCGATCAAGGAAAAGATTGCCATTGCAAGACAATTGGAAAAATGGGGAATTTCGGCAATTGAAGCTGGTTTTCCAGCAGCTAGTCCAGACTCATTTACTGCAGTTCAGGAAATCGCAAAAGTTTTGAAGAAAACAGCGGTGACTGGTTTAGCTCGCTCTGTTAAATCAGATATTGACGCTTGTTATGAAGCACTGAAGGATGCTAAGTATCCACAAATCCATGTTTTTATCGCTACTAGTCCTATTCATCGTGAATTTAAGTTGAATAAAAGCAAAGAGGAAATATTGGAAGCTATTAAAGAGCATGTTTCCTATGCACGGAGTAAATTTGAAGTGGTAGAATTCTCTCCTGAAGATGCGACTAGAACTGAGCTGGATTTCCTCTTACAAGTCGTTCAAACAGCGGTAGACGCAGGTGCAACCTATATCAATATTCCTGACACGGTTGGTTTTACCACACCAGAGGAATATGGGAATATCTTTAAGTATCTGATTGACAATGTTAAAACCGACCGTCAGATTATCTATTCGCCTCACTGTCACGATGACCTTGGAATGGCAGTTGCAAATAGCCTTGCTGCTGTTAAGAATGGTGCGGGGCGTGTTGAAGGAACCATTAATGGTATTGGAGAACGAGCTGGGAATGCTGCTTTAGAAGAAATAGCGGTGGCCCTCAATATTCGCCAAGATTATTACCAAGCAGAGACAAGTATTGTCCTAAACGAAACGATTAATACGTCTGAAATGGTTTCTCGTTTCTCAGGAATTCCAGTTCCAAAAAACAAGGCGGTTGTTGGAGGAAATGCCTTCTCTCACGAATCAGGTATTCACCAAGACGGTGTTCTTAAAAATCCTCTCACTTATGAAATCATCACACCTGAATTGGTTGGTGTCAAGAGTAATAGTCTTCCGCTCGGTAAATTGTCTGGTCACCATGCCTTTGTAGAAAAACTGAGAGACTTAGCCCTAGATTTTACAGACGAAGACATCAAACCACTTTTTGCTAAGTTCAAGGCCTTGGCAGACAAGAAGCAAGAAATCACAGATGCTGATATTCGAGCTCTGGTAGCTGGCACCATGGTTGAAAATCCAGAAGGCTTTCACTTTGATGACTTGCAACTTCAAACCCATTCTGAAAATGATATTGAAGCGACAGTTAGATTAGCTAATTTTGATGGTGAGAAAGTTGAATTTAATGCAACAGGTCAAGGCTCTGTTGAAGCTATTTTCAATGCTATTGATAAATTCTTTAATCAATCTGTTCGCTTGGTATCCTATACGATTGATGCGGTAACGGATGGGATTGATGCCCAGGCACGTGTATTGGTCACTGTTGAAAACAGAGATACAGAGACTATCTTTAACGCAGCTGGACTTGATTTCGATGTGTTGAAGGCTTCGGCTATTGCCTACATTAATGCCAATACCTTTGTTCAAAAAGAAAATGCTGGTGAGATGGGAACAACAGTTTCCTATCGCGACATGCCTACCGTATAA
- the leuB gene encoding 3-isopropylmalate dehydrogenase has product MTRKIVALAGDGIGPEIMEAGLEVLEALAEKTGFDYEIDRRPFGGAGIDVAGHPLPDETLKASREADAILLAAIGSPQYDDAPFRPEQGLLALRKELNLYANIRPVKIFESLKHLSPLKPERITGVDFVVVRELTGGIYFGDHILEEKSARDINDYSYEEVERIIRKAFEIARSRRKILTSIDKQNVLATSKLWRRVADEVAKDFPDVTLEHQLVDSAAMLMITNPAKFDVIVTENLFGDILSDESSVLSGTLGVMPSASHSEDGPSLYEPIHGSAPDIAGLGIANPISMILSVAMMLRDSFGRYEDAKRIEDAVEATLGAGILTRDIGGQASTKEMTEAIIARL; this is encoded by the coding sequence ATGACAAGAAAAATAGTTGCCCTAGCAGGTGATGGTATAGGCCCAGAAATCATGGAAGCTGGTTTAGAAGTTTTGGAGGCTCTAGCTGAAAAAACAGGTTTTGACTATGAGATTGACAGACGACCTTTTGGAGGGGCGGGTATTGATGTTGCAGGACATCCCTTGCCAGACGAAACGCTCAAGGCTTCTAGAGAAGCGGATGCTATTCTACTCGCTGCAATCGGTAGTCCTCAGTATGATGATGCTCCATTTCGACCCGAACAAGGGCTTCTGGCCCTCCGAAAGGAACTCAATCTCTATGCCAATATTCGCCCGGTTAAAATCTTTGAGAGTCTCAAGCATTTGTCACCTCTGAAGCCAGAACGAATAACTGGTGTTGACTTTGTGGTAGTGCGTGAGTTGACAGGTGGGATTTACTTTGGAGATCATATCCTTGAAGAGAAATCGGCACGTGATATCAACGATTATAGCTATGAGGAAGTAGAACGGATTATACGTAAGGCTTTTGAAATTGCAAGAAGTCGGAGAAAAATCCTTACCAGTATTGATAAGCAAAATGTTTTGGCAACATCAAAACTCTGGCGGAGAGTTGCTGATGAAGTCGCAAAAGATTTTCCAGATGTAACCTTGGAACACCAGTTGGTCGACTCAGCTGCCATGCTCATGATTACAAATCCAGCCAAGTTTGATGTTATCGTAACAGAGAATCTTTTCGGAGATATCTTATCTGATGAATCAAGCGTTCTATCTGGTACACTCGGGGTTATGCCATCAGCCAGCCACTCTGAAGATGGTCCGAGTCTCTATGAACCGATTCACGGTTCGGCGCCTGATATAGCAGGCCTAGGAATCGCCAACCCTATTTCTATGATTTTATCAGTTGCTATGATGTTGCGAGATAGTTTTGGGCGATATGAGGATGCTAAACGTATCGAAGATGCAGTTGAAGCAACTTTAGGTGCCGGAATTTTAACGAGAGATATAGGAGGACAGGCTTCGACCAAGGAAATGACGGAAGCCATTATCGCAAGACTATGA
- a CDS encoding DUF1294 domain-containing protein produces MKLNEGITFTLLIWNLIIFLIYGIDKFKARRDAWRIPEKYLLSFAFLCGGFGAWLAGIVFHHKTRKWYFKTVWFLGIVTTLVALYLIWR; encoded by the coding sequence ATGAAACTAAACGAAGGAATTACTTTTACCCTCCTGATTTGGAATCTCATCATTTTCTTGATATATGGCATTGACAAATTTAAGGCAAGAAGAGATGCTTGGCGAATACCTGAAAAATATTTATTATCATTTGCATTCTTATGTGGTGGCTTTGGTGCTTGGTTGGCAGGAATCGTTTTTCATCACAAGACTAGAAAATGGTATTTTAAAACAGTTTGGTTCCTAGGAATAGTGACTACACTAGTAGCTTTGTATTTGATATGGAGGTAA
- the leuC gene encoding 3-isopropylmalate dehydratase large subunit — protein MAGKSIFDKLWDLHVITGEEGQPQLMYVDQHYIHEVTSPQAFQGLRDAGRRLRRPDLTFGTFDHNVPTVNIYDIRDVISKAQIDKLAENVEEFGIEHAAHGSEKQGIVHMVGPETGRTQPGKFIVCGDSHTATHGAFGAIAFGIGTSEVEHVFATQTLWQVKPKKMLVEFTGVPQKGVYSKDFILALIAKYGVACGVGYVVEYRGQAIDALSMEERMTICNMSIEFGSKMGIMNPDQTTYDYLKGRECVPEDFEEAVLDWKTIVSDEDAVYDKVIRMDVSDLAPMVTWGTNPAMGVDFDSSFPEIKDMNDERAYNYMDLEPGQKPADIELGYIFIGSCTNARLSDLQLAARFVKGKKIAPNLKAIVVPGSRPVKRAAEKLGLDKVFLDAGFEWRDPGCSMCLGMNPDKVPDGVHCASTSNRNFEDRQGFGAKTHLCSPAMAAAAAIAGRFVDVRQMPEAQ, from the coding sequence ATGGCAGGAAAGTCGATTTTTGATAAATTATGGGACCTCCATGTGATCACAGGAGAAGAGGGACAACCTCAACTCATGTATGTGGATCAGCACTACATCCATGAAGTGACCAGTCCTCAAGCTTTTCAAGGATTACGAGATGCAGGGCGTAGATTGAGAAGACCGGATTTAACATTTGGCACTTTTGACCACAATGTCCCGACGGTCAATATCTACGATATTCGAGATGTAATTTCCAAGGCGCAAATTGATAAGTTAGCTGAAAATGTTGAGGAGTTTGGGATTGAACATGCGGCCCACGGTTCTGAAAAACAGGGAATCGTGCACATGGTAGGTCCAGAAACAGGAAGAACTCAACCAGGAAAATTCATTGTCTGTGGAGATAGCCATACGGCAACCCATGGAGCTTTTGGAGCCATCGCCTTTGGGATTGGGACTAGTGAGGTTGAGCATGTCTTCGCTACCCAGACCCTCTGGCAGGTTAAACCTAAGAAAATGTTGGTTGAATTCACTGGAGTTCCTCAAAAAGGAGTTTATTCCAAGGATTTCATTTTAGCCTTGATTGCCAAGTACGGCGTTGCTTGTGGTGTTGGATACGTGGTTGAATATCGTGGACAAGCTATTGATGCACTGAGCATGGAAGAGCGAATGACCATCTGCAATATGTCCATCGAGTTTGGTTCTAAGATGGGAATCATGAATCCGGATCAAACTACCTATGATTATCTCAAGGGACGGGAATGTGTTCCAGAGGACTTCGAAGAGGCAGTGTTGGATTGGAAAACAATTGTCAGTGATGAGGATGCCGTTTACGATAAGGTTATCCGAATGGATGTCTCAGACCTTGCTCCTATGGTGACCTGGGGGACCAACCCTGCTATGGGGGTTGACTTTGATTCTAGCTTCCCAGAAATTAAGGATATGAATGATGAACGAGCCTACAATTATATGGATTTGGAACCAGGTCAAAAGCCAGCAGATATTGAACTAGGTTATATCTTTATCGGCTCTTGTACAAATGCTCGTCTCAGCGACTTGCAACTGGCTGCGCGATTTGTCAAAGGAAAGAAAATAGCCCCTAATCTAAAAGCAATCGTGGTTCCAGGCTCTCGTCCTGTCAAACGAGCTGCTGAGAAGTTGGGCTTGGACAAGGTTTTCCTAGATGCTGGCTTTGAGTGGAGAGACCCGGGTTGCTCCATGTGCCTAGGGATGAATCCTGACAAGGTACCTGATGGTGTCCACTGCGCCTCAACCAGCAACCGTAACTTTGAAGACAGACAAGGATTTGGTGCAAAAACCCATCTTTGCAGTCCAGCCATGGCAGCTGCGGCAGCTATCGCAGGGCGATTCGTAGATGTTCGGCAAATGCCAGAAGCCCAGTAA